From the Psychrilyobacter piezotolerans genome, one window contains:
- the pepI gene encoding proline iminopeptidase, whose amino-acid sequence MKITQGYMPYLEYKTYYRIVGECTGNKKPLVLLHGGPGSTHNYFEVLDKVANDGRAVIMYDQLGCGLSATPSRPDLWNAQTWIDELIQLRKHLGLDEIHLLGQSWGGMQAIQYACDYKPEGIKSYILSSTLPSASIWEKEQRRRVAYLPKDMQEAIAQAEKTNDYSSEEYQRAEAEFMVRHCAGEVGPDSPECLRRPKVSGTESYITSWGQNEFCPSGTLKNFDFTEEIKDIEEPCLVISGLLDLCSPLVAKTMYDKIPNSEWELFEFSRHMPFIEETDKYIEVLNRWLNKND is encoded by the coding sequence ATGAAAATTACCCAAGGTTACATGCCGTATTTAGAGTATAAAACTTACTATCGTATAGTGGGAGAATGCACAGGAAATAAAAAACCACTGGTATTATTACACGGTGGGCCGGGGTCAACTCATAACTATTTTGAAGTCCTTGATAAAGTAGCAAATGATGGACGGGCAGTTATCATGTATGACCAATTGGGCTGCGGGCTGTCTGCCACACCTTCCCGTCCTGATCTATGGAATGCTCAAACCTGGATCGATGAATTAATCCAACTGCGTAAACATTTAGGTTTAGATGAAATTCACTTATTAGGGCAGTCTTGGGGTGGGATGCAGGCCATTCAGTATGCTTGTGACTATAAACCTGAAGGAATCAAAAGTTATATATTATCCAGTACCTTACCATCTGCTTCAATATGGGAAAAAGAACAGCGTAGAAGAGTTGCATACCTTCCAAAAGATATGCAGGAAGCCATTGCACAGGCTGAAAAAACTAATGATTACTCCTCTGAAGAATACCAAAGAGCAGAGGCAGAGTTTATGGTTCGTCATTGTGCAGGTGAAGTAGGACCAGATTCACCGGAGTGTTTAAGACGTCCAAAAGTTTCTGGAACAGAATCTTATATAACTTCATGGGGTCAAAATGAATTTTGTCCCTCTGGAACATTAAAAAACTTTGATTTCACAGAAGAGATCAAAGATATAGAAGAGCCTTGTCTGGTTATTAGTGGTTTACTGGACCTTTGTTCCCCTCTTGTTGCCAAAACAATGTATGATAAAATTCCTAATTCAGAATGGGAACTATTTGAATTCAGTCGTCATATGCCATTTATAGAAGAAACTGATAAATATATAGAAGTCCTCAATAGATGGCTGAACAAAAACGACTAA